The genomic window TCCGCCCCGTCTCGGCGTATGGCCGGCTGTTGAACGAGACGTTCTACAACACGTTCAACTGGACGATGGGCATCATGCTCATTGTCATCGCGCTGATCCTGTTCGCCGCATGGCGGTTCCGTGAGCGGCCCGATTCGCCGGAGCCGGAGCAGATCCACGGCAACACGAAGCTCGAGATCGCCTGGACGATCGTGCCCGCGATCATTGTCGTATTCATCGCGGTACCCGCCATCCAGGCAATCTTCGACACGCAGCGCGAGCCGCCGGAGAACGCGCTTCGCATCGAGGTGATCGGGCATCAATGGTGGTGGGAGTTCCGCTATCCCGAGTACGATATCGTCACGGCGAACGAGGTCTGGGTGCCGACGGATCGTCCGATCTCGCTGGCGATGCGGTCGGCGGACGTGATCCACAGCTTCTGGATCCCGAAGATCGGTGGCAAGCGCGACGTGAATCCGCTGCCGCGCCGGCGGGAGGGCGTGGCGCCGAAGCACGACAACTACCTGCTGTTCACGGTCGAGGAGCCCGGTCAGTACCTCGGTCAGTGCGCCGAGTACTGCGGTGAAGCCCACGCCATCATGCGCATGACCGTGATGGCGGCCGAGCAGCCGGAGTTCGACGCGTGGGTGCAGCGCATGCGCACGGGCGGTGCGCAGACAACCGGTCTGCCGCCCGCGCAGGACCCGGCGGCCGGCGCACTCGTGGTCAACGCGGAGCAGGTCGACGGGCCCGAGGGCGCCCAGCCAATGGTGCCGGCAGTTCCGCCGGCCGAGGTCATGGGCGTCACGCCGACACCGGCGCAGCAGCCGCAGTTCGGTCAGATGCCCGCGCCGACAGGTGCCGGCAACCCGTACCGCGCGCCGCTGTCCGACGCGGTGCTCCAGCAGGAAGGGGAGCGCATCTTCCTGTCCTCCAGCTGCATCACGTGTCATGCGATCGCCGGTACTACTGCGGCCGGACAGGTCGGGCCGAGCCTGACGATGGTCGGCTCGCGGCCGTGGATCGGCGCGGGTGCGACGGAGATGAACCACGACAACATGGTCGCATGGATCACGAATCCGGAGGCCGTGAAGCCGGGCACGCTGATGCCGGGTACGCGGACGGCGGGCGGCGGGCTGCCCCCGACCGGTCTCACCGATCAGGAGGTGCGCGCGGTCGCGGCGTACCTGCTGAGCCTGAAGTAACCACAGGGTAA from Longimicrobiales bacterium includes these protein-coding regions:
- the coxB gene encoding cytochrome c oxidase subunit II, with translation MRSRAPSLALLISILALAGCEAGGAYPQTTFRPVSAYGRLLNETFYNTFNWTMGIMLIVIALILFAAWRFRERPDSPEPEQIHGNTKLEIAWTIVPAIIVVFIAVPAIQAIFDTQREPPENALRIEVIGHQWWWEFRYPEYDIVTANEVWVPTDRPISLAMRSADVIHSFWIPKIGGKRDVNPLPRRREGVAPKHDNYLLFTVEEPGQYLGQCAEYCGEAHAIMRMTVMAAEQPEFDAWVQRMRTGGAQTTGLPPAQDPAAGALVVNAEQVDGPEGAQPMVPAVPPAEVMGVTPTPAQQPQFGQMPAPTGAGNPYRAPLSDAVLQQEGERIFLSSSCITCHAIAGTTAAGQVGPSLTMVGSRPWIGAGATEMNHDNMVAWITNPEAVKPGTLMPGTRTAGGGLPPTGLTDQEVRAVAAYLLSLK